In the Halichoerus grypus chromosome 4, mHalGry1.hap1.1, whole genome shotgun sequence genome, one interval contains:
- the LOC118546695 gene encoding dnaJ homolog subfamily B member 3 has product MRCGLRHKGAPSGRPGLAGRSGLCPGGSQQPPPSCQWPAGRAGPSAMVDYYEVLGVPRQASSEAIKKAYRKLALRWHPDKNPENKEEAERRFKQVAQAYEVLSDAKKRDVYDRYGEAGVEGGGGGGGGGGGGPCRHPFDYVFTFRDPAEVFREFFGGRDPFSFDFFGDPLENIVGGRRSSRGSRSRGPTPFFSAFSGFPAFGGGFSSFDTGFSSFGSLGSGGLSSFSVSCGSGGSGNFKSMSTSTEIVNGKKITTKRIIENGQERVEVEEDGELKSLVINGREQLLRIDTK; this is encoded by the coding sequence ATGAGATGCGGGCTACGTCACAAGGGCGCACCTTCTGGGCGGCCTGGCCTCGCAGGGCGCTCGGGCCTGTGCCCCGGGGGCAGCCAGCAACCCCCGCCGTCGTGCCAGTGGCCCGCGGGCCGCGCTGGGCCTTCCGCCATGGTGGACTACTACGAGGTGCTGGGCGTGCCCCGCCAGGCGTCGTCCGAGGCCATCAAGAAAGCATACCGCAAGCTGGCGCTCAGGTGGCACCCCGACAAAAACCCTGAGAACAAGGAGGAGGCGGAGAGGCGGTTCAAGCAAGTGGCCCAGGCCTACGAGGTCTTGTCAGATGCCAAGAAGAGGGACGTGTACGACCGCTATGGCGAGGCGGGAGtggagggcggcggcggcggcgggggcggcgggggcggcgggcccTGCCGCCACCCCTTCGACTACGTCTTCACCTTCCGCGACCCGGCTGAGGTCTTCAGGGAGTTCTTCGGCGGCCGCGACCCATTTTCGTTCGACTTCTTCGGAGACCCGCTAGAGAACATCGTGGGTGGTCGGAGGAGCTCCCGGGGAAGCCGAAGCAGAGGACCCACTCCCTTCTTCTCGGCCTTCAGTGGATTTCCAGCATTTGGGGGTGGTTTTTCTTCTTTCGATACAGGATTTAGTTCCTTTGGTTCCCTGGGGAGCGGAGGCCTTTCCTCCTTCTCCGTGTCTTGTGGTAGTGGTGGGTCCGGCAACTTCAAATCCATGTCGACTTCCACCGAAATCGTCAATGGCAAAAAAATCACCACCAAGAGAATCATTGAGAATGGCCAAGAAAGAGTGGAGGTGGAGGAAGATGGAGAGTTAAAGTCCCTGGTGATAAATGGCAGAGAGCAGTTGCTGCGCATTGACACCAAGTAA